A part of Macrobrachium nipponense isolate FS-2020 chromosome 26, ASM1510439v2, whole genome shotgun sequence genomic DNA contains:
- the LOC135200411 gene encoding adhesive plaque matrix protein-like, whose amino-acid sequence MRTLVVLALFGVCLASAQFTPEVEAERARFFEAFRAAKQAASSSKYSEPQPAYRGPFASSVPAGVDGRVTPVSDTAEVRAATDAFYRAYRAQVEATKGSSDSASYVLKTDPATSAKYVLKTDTATSNRYLYKAVPSPSYRAKSGSETSVKYLLKTDPETSSKYLYKPDPGTAAEYAAKPYSAGSARYVVKTNPETSVKYLFKAVPTTSGTYVVKDDPQTPYKYELQAVPQTSATYRAKTDPAYLAKQGYEGSPVYVAKVAPLTPEFRTKGDPAYKAKSDPAYVAKVVPAATYVQQPRWPGPFASSVPASLPGSPGQVPYTQEVLDAKYAFQKAYQRQLEALSN is encoded by the exons ATGAGGACTCTG GTGGTTCTGGCTCTGTTTGGTGTGTGCCTGGCTTCTGCCCAGTTCACGCCCGAAGTGGAAGCAGAGAGAGCTCGCTTCTTCGAAGCTTTCCGAGCTGCCAAACAAGCTGCTTCCTCCAGCAAGTACTCAGAGCCCCAGCCAGCCTACAGAGGACCCTTCGCTTCCTCTGTGCCTGCCGGCGTTGATGGAAGGGTCACGCCCGTCAGTGACACAGCCGAAGTCAGGGCTGCTACTGATGCGTTCTACAGAGCCTACAGAGCACAAGTTGAGGCCACTAAAGGTTCGTCTGATTCAGCTTCCTATGTGCTCAAGACTGATCCTGCAACATCAGCTAAGTACGTGCTAAAGACTGATACTGCAACATCAAATAGATATTTGTATAAGGCTGTTCCATCGCCTTCGTACAGAGCAAAGTCTGGCTCTGAAACATCAGTCAAGTATTTACTGAAGACCGATCCTGAAACGTCCTCCAAGTATTTGTATAAGCCTGATCCAGGAACTGCAGCTGAATATGCAGCAAAGCCCTATTCTGCAGGCTCAGCTAGGTATGTTGTCAAGACTAATCCTGAAACATCAGTCAAATATTTGTTCAAGGCTGTTCCAACAACATCAGGGACATATGTAGTGAAGGACGATCCTCAAACACCATATAAATATGAGCTCCAGGCTGTCCCTCAAACATCAGCTACCTAcagagcaaagactgatcctgcATATTTAGCAAAACAAGGTTATGAAGGATCTCCTGTGTATGTGGCAAAGGTTGCTCCTTTAACACCTGAATTCAGAACAAAGGGTGATCCTGCATACAAAGCAAAGTCTGACCCTGCATATGTGGCAAAGGTTGTTCCTGCAGCAACATATGTCCAACAGCCAAGATGGCCTGGACCATTCGCCTCCTCAGTACCTGCCAGCCTTCCAGGCTCTCCAGGGCAAGTTCCTTACACCCAGGAAGTGTTGGATGCCAAGTATGCCTTCCAGAAGGCATACCAGAGGCAGTTGGAAGCTCTGTCCAACTAA
- the LOC135200409 gene encoding adhesive plaque matrix protein-like yields the protein MRTLVVLAVFGVCLASAQFTPEVEAERTRFFEAFRAAKQAASSSKYSEPQPAYRGPFASSVPAGVDGRVTPVSDTAEVRAATNAFYRAYKAQVEATKGSSDSASYVLKTDPATSARYVLKTDTATSNRYLYKAVPSPSYRAKSGSETSVKYLLKTDPETSSKYLYKPDPRTAAEYSAKPYSAGSAKYVVKTDPETSAKYLFKAVPTTSGTYVVKDDPQTPYKYELQAVPQTSATYRAKTDPAYLAKQGYEGSPVYVAKVAPSTAEFRTKGDPAYKAKSDPAYVAKVVPAATYVQQPRWPGPFASSVPAGLPGSPGQVPYTQEVLDAKYAFQKAYQRQLEAVSN from the exons ATGAGGACTCTG GTGGTTCTGGCTGTTTTTGGCGTGTGCCTGGCTTCCGCCCAGTTCACCCCAGAAGTGGAAGCAGAGAGAACTCGCTTCTTCGAAGCTTTCCGAGCTGCCAAACAAGCTGCTTCCTCCAGCAAGTACTCAGAGCCCCAGCCAGCCTACAGAGGACCCTTCGCTTCCTCTGTGCCTGCCGGCGTTGATGGAAGGGTCACGCCCGTCAGTGACACAGCCGAAGTCAGGGCTGCCACTAACGCTTTCTACAGAGCCTACAAAGCACAAGTTGAGGCCACTAAAGGTTCGTCTGATTCAGCCTCCTATGTGCTCAAGACTGATCCTGCAACATCAGCTAGGTATGTGCTAAAGACTGATACTGCAACATCAAATAGATATTTGTATAAGGCTGTTCCATCACCTTCTTACAGAGCAAAGTCTGGCTCTGAAACATCAGTCAAGTATTTACTGAAGACTGATCCTGAAACGTCCTCCAAGTATTTGTATAAGCCTGATCCACGAACTGCAGCTGAATATTCAGCAAAGCCCTATTCTGCAGGCTCAGCTAAGTATGTTGTCAAGACTGATCCTGAAACATCGGCCAAATATTTGTTCAAGGCTGTTCCAACAACATCAGGGACATATGTAGTGAAGGACGATCCTCAAACACCATATAAATATGAGCTCCAGGCTGTCCCTCAAACATCAGCTACCTAcagagcaaagactgatcctgcATATTTAGCAAAACAAGGCTATGAGGGATCTCCTGTGTATGTGGCAAAGGTTGCTCCTTCAACAGCTGAATTCAGAACAAAGGGTGATCCTGCATACAAAGCAAAGTCTGACCCTGCATATGTGGCAAAGGTTGTTCCTGCAGCAACATATGTCCAACAACCAAGATGGCCTGGACCATTCGCCTCCTCAGTACCTGCCGGCCTTCCAGGCTCTCCAGGGCAAGTTCCTTACACCCAAGAAGTGCTGGATGCCAAGTATGCCTTCCAGAAGGCATACCAGAGGCAGTTGGAAGCTGTGTCCAACTAA
- the LOC135200408 gene encoding adhesive plaque matrix protein-like, which translates to MRTLVVLAVFGVCLVSAQFTPEVEAERARFFEAFRAAKQAASSSKYSEPQPAYRGPFAASVPAGVDGRVTPVSDTAEVRTATDAFYRAYRAQVEATKGSSDSASYVLKTDPATSAKYVLKTDTATSNRYLYKAVPSPSYRAKSGSETSVKYLLKTDPETSSKYLYKPDPGTAAEYAAKPYSAGSAKYVVKTNPETSVKYLFKAVPTTSGTYVVKDDPQTPYKYELQAVPQTSATYRAKTDPAYLAKQGYEGSPVYVAKVAPSTAEFRTKGDPAYKAKSDPAYVAKVVPAATYVQQPRWPGPFASSVPAGLPGSPGQVPYTQEVLDAKYAFQKAYQRQLEAVSN; encoded by the exons ATGAGGACTTTG GTGGTTCTGGCTGTATTTGGCGTGTGCCTGGTTTCTGCCCAGTTCACCCCCGAAGTGGAAGCAGAGAGAGCTCGCTTCTTCGAAGCTTTCCGAGCTGCCAAACAAGCTGCTTCCTCCAGCAAGTACTCAGAGCCCCAGCCAGCCTACAGAGGACCCTTCGCTGCCTCTGTGCCTGCCGGCGTCGATGGAAGGGTCACGCCCGTCAGTGACACAGCCGAAGTCAGGACTGCTACTGATGCGTTCTACAGAGCCTACAGAGCACAAGTTGAGGCCACTAAAGGTTCGTCTGATTCTGCTTCCTATGTGCTCAAGACTGATCCTGCAACATCAGCTAAGTACGTGCTAAAGACTGATACTGCAACATCAAATAGATATTTGTATAAGGCTGTTCCATCGCCTTCTTACAGAGCAAAGTCTGGCTCTGAAACATCAGTCAAGTATTTACTGAAGACTGATCCTGAAACGTCCTCCAAGTATTTGTATAAGCCTGATCCAGGAACTGCAGCTGAATATGCAGCAAAGCCCTATTCTGCAGGCTCAGCTAAGTATGTTGTCAAGACTAATCCTGAAACATCAGTCAAATATTTGTTCAAGGCTGTTCCAACAACATCAGGGACATATGTAGTGAAGGACGATCCTCAAACACCATATAAATATGAGCTCCAGGCTGTTCCTCAAACATCAGCTACCTACAGAGCAAAGACTGACCCTGCATATTTAGCAAAACAAGGTTATGAAGGATCTCCTGTATATGTGGCAAAGGTTGCTCCTTCAACAGCTGAATTCAGAACAAAGGGTGATCCTGCATACAAAGCAAAGTCTGACCCTGCATATGTGGCAAAGGTTGTTCCTGCAGCAACATATGTCCAACAGCCAAGATGGCCTGGACCATTCGCCTCCTCAGTACCTGCCGGCCTTCCAGGCTCTCCAGGGCAAGTTCCTTACACCCAGGAAGTGTTGGATGCCAAGTATGCCTTCCAGAAGGCATACCAGAGGCAGTTGGAAGCTGTGTCCAACTAA
- the LOC135199722 gene encoding uncharacterized protein LOC135199722: MRTLVVLAVFGVCLASAQFTPEVEAERTRFFEAFRAAKQASSSSKYSEPQPAYRGPFASSVPAGVDGRVTPVSDTAEVRAATNAFYRAYKAQVEATKGSSDSASYVLKTDPATSAKYVLKTDTATSNRYLYKAVPSPFLQEQSAGSETSVKLLLQQLNSEQKGDPAYKAKSDSAYVAKVFLQQHMSKQPRWPGPFASSVPAGLPGSPGQVPYTTRSAGCKYAFQKAYQRQLEAVFQLKE, encoded by the exons ATGAGGACTCTG GTGGTTCTGGCTGTGTTTGGCGTGTGCCTGGCTTCCGCCCAGTTCACCCCAGAAGTGGAAGCAGAGAGAACTCGCTTCTTCGAAGCTTTCCGAGCTGCCAAACAAGCTTCTTCCTCCAGCAAGTACTCAGAGCCCCAGCCAGCCTACAGAGGACCCTTCGCTTCCTCTGTGCCTGCCGGCGTTGATGGAAGGGTCACGCCCGTCAGTGACACAGCCGAGGTCAGGGCTGCCACTAACGCTTTCTACAGAGCCTACAAAGCACAAGTTGAGGCCACTAAAGGTTCGTCTGATTCAGCTTCCTATGTGCTCAAGACTGATCCTGCAACATCAGCTAAGTACGTGCTAAAGACTGATACTGCAACATCAAATAGATATTTGTATAAGGCTGTTCCATCACCCTTCTTACAAGAGCAAAGTGCTGGCTCTGAAACATCAGTCAA GTTGCTCCTTCAACAGCTGAATTCAGAACAAAAGGGTGATCCTGCATACAAAGCAAAGTCTGACTCTGCATATGTGGCAAAGGTGTTCCTGCAGCAACATATGTCCAAACAACCAAGATGGCCTGGACCATTCGCCTCCTCAGTACCTGCCGGCCTTCCAGGCTCTCCAGGGCAAGTTCCTTACACAACAAGAAGTGCTGGATGCAAGTATGCCTTCCAGAAGGCATACCAGAGGCAGTTGGAAGCTGTGTTCCAACTAAAAGAATGA